Proteins encoded by one window of Enterococcus faecalis:
- a CDS encoding DUF805 domain-containing protein produces MVKIEEKGKVTFGQAFKDYFRGYVDFKGRTTRAGYWWMTLVLSILALIFYIAIVGKAVSAILAAEYFETYDFGNLLPLMLFALILWLALLLPTWAMCVRRYRDAGMTGWGVLVLYLLSIACSYTQVFSVMSTFKYDVQTDTVITGGSPVFLFFTLVISLFFFLLTVLPTDKLTTTSQNSVLRFFFRYKEVK; encoded by the coding sequence ATGGTTAAAATTGAGGAAAAAGGTAAAGTAACATTTGGACAAGCTTTTAAAGATTATTTTCGTGGATATGTTGATTTTAAAGGTCGGACCACACGTGCTGGTTATTGGTGGATGACATTGGTATTAAGCATTTTAGCACTTATTTTTTATATTGCCATTGTCGGCAAAGCCGTGTCAGCAATTTTAGCAGCTGAATATTTTGAAACCTATGATTTTGGAAACTTATTACCGTTGATGCTTTTTGCACTTATTTTATGGTTAGCTTTATTATTACCAACGTGGGCAATGTGTGTACGTCGTTATCGTGATGCTGGGATGACAGGTTGGGGCGTGCTTGTTTTATATCTACTTTCTATTGCCTGTAGCTATACACAAGTTTTCTCTGTTATGTCAACTTTTAAATATGACGTTCAAACAGATACTGTGATAACAGGTGGCAGTCCCGTCTTCTTATTTTTCACTCTTGTGATTAGTCTGTTTTTCTTCTTACTAACAGTCTTACCGACAGATAAACTAACAACAACTAGCCAAAATAGCGTCTTACGCTTCTTCTTCCGTTACAAAGAAGTGAAGTAA